In one Umezawaea sp. Da 62-37 genomic region, the following are encoded:
- a CDS encoding FAD-binding oxidoreductase, with translation MPRTDDRPNVGPVSSHPAQAAPVGAHSEAVAALRQQYSAIPAGSPVRLAKPTSNLFRFRQDQTGGLDVARFDRVLSVDPEARTAQVQGMTTYEHLVDATLPHGLMPLVVPQLKTITLGGAVAGLGIEASSFRNGLPHESVRELEVLTGDGEVVVVKPEDPLFRGFPNSYGTLGYALRLEIELEPVKPFVRLRHVPFGDARECAEVIAGVCADGAYQGERVDFIDGTVFGGTEMYLTLADFVDEAPRTSDYTGDGIYYRSIQARRTDYLTVRDYIWRWDTDWFWCSRAFGAQQPLVRKLWPKRYLRSDVYRKIVAFDRRHGVSDRLNKAVQEPVIQDVEIPVDKLPEFLDFFEREIGISPVWLCPVRLRDRTGWPLYPMDADTLYVNVGFWSTVSLRPGEEMGSRNRSIEAKVSELGGHKSLYSDSYYEESDFWQHYNGEAYLALKGRYDKGSRLPGLYAKCVLRR, from the coding sequence ATGCCTAGAACCGATGATCGGCCTAACGTCGGACCTGTGAGCAGCCACCCTGCGCAGGCGGCTCCGGTAGGAGCCCACTCCGAGGCCGTCGCGGCACTGCGCCAGCAGTACTCCGCGATTCCCGCGGGCAGTCCCGTGCGCCTCGCCAAGCCGACTTCCAACCTCTTCCGATTCCGCCAGGACCAGACGGGCGGGCTCGACGTCGCCCGGTTCGACCGGGTCCTGTCGGTCGACCCCGAGGCCCGCACCGCACAGGTGCAGGGCATGACCACCTACGAGCACCTGGTCGACGCGACCCTCCCGCACGGACTGATGCCGCTCGTCGTCCCGCAGCTCAAGACGATCACCCTGGGCGGCGCGGTGGCCGGTCTCGGCATCGAGGCCAGCTCCTTCCGCAACGGCCTCCCGCACGAGTCCGTGAGGGAGTTGGAGGTGCTGACCGGCGACGGCGAGGTGGTCGTCGTGAAGCCGGAAGACCCGCTGTTCAGGGGCTTTCCCAACTCCTACGGCACACTCGGCTACGCGTTGCGGCTCGAGATCGAGCTGGAGCCGGTCAAGCCGTTCGTCCGGCTGCGGCACGTCCCGTTCGGCGACGCGCGCGAGTGCGCCGAGGTCATCGCGGGCGTCTGCGCCGACGGCGCGTACCAGGGCGAGCGGGTCGACTTCATCGACGGCACGGTGTTCGGCGGCACGGAGATGTACCTGACGCTGGCGGACTTCGTCGACGAGGCGCCGCGCACCTCGGACTACACCGGCGACGGGATCTACTACCGCTCGATCCAGGCCCGCCGCACCGACTACCTGACGGTGCGCGACTACATCTGGCGCTGGGACACCGACTGGTTCTGGTGCTCCCGCGCGTTCGGCGCACAGCAGCCGCTGGTCCGCAAGTTGTGGCCCAAGCGCTACCTGCGATCCGATGTCTACCGGAAGATCGTGGCCTTCGACCGTCGGCACGGCGTCAGCGACCGCCTCAACAAGGCGGTCCAGGAGCCGGTCATCCAGGACGTCGAGATCCCCGTCGACAAGCTGCCCGAGTTCCTCGACTTCTTCGAGCGCGAGATCGGCATCAGCCCGGTGTGGCTGTGCCCCGTGCGCCTGCGCGACCGCACCGGCTGGCCGCTCTACCCGATGGACGCGGACACCCTGTACGTCAACGTGGGCTTCTGGTCGACCGTGTCGCTGCGCCCTGGGGAAGAGATGGGCAGCCGCAACAGGTCGATCGAGGCGAAGGTGTCCGAACTGGGTGGGCACAAGTCGCTGTACTCCGACTCGTACTACGAGGAGTCGGATTTCTGGCAGCACTACAACGGCGAGGCCTACCTGGCCTTGAAGGGGCGGTACGACAAGGGGAGTCGACTCCCCGGCCTGTACGCCAAGTGTGTTCTCCGAAGGTAG
- a CDS encoding SGNH/GDSL hydrolase family protein, with the protein MRPVRSLLVAALAAAAALSTALPAAAAPAAVNYVALGDSYSSGLGTGSYISGSGSCKRSNYAYPALWAAAHSVSSFTFVACSGARTGDVLSGQVASLSASTTLASISIGGNDAGFTDVITTCTFGSDQDCVNRTNTAKTYAQNTLPGLLDNVYAQIRAKAPSAKVVVLGYPRIYKVPGSCNVGLSDTKRAAINSASDVLATVISGRAGAKAFSYQDVRTAFTGHEICSGDWWLNSLSFPVDESYHPNKNGQKLGYLPALTAATG; encoded by the coding sequence ATGCGCCCTGTCCGTTCCCTGCTCGTCGCCGCACTCGCCGCGGCCGCCGCCCTGTCGACGGCGCTACCTGCGGCCGCCGCGCCCGCGGCGGTCAACTACGTCGCCCTCGGCGACTCCTACTCGTCCGGTCTCGGCACCGGGTCCTACATCTCCGGAAGCGGGAGCTGCAAGCGCAGCAACTACGCCTACCCGGCGCTCTGGGCGGCCGCCCACTCGGTCAGCTCGTTCACGTTCGTGGCATGTTCCGGTGCACGTACGGGTGATGTCCTGAGCGGCCAGGTGGCCTCCCTGAGCGCCTCCACGACGCTCGCGAGCATCTCAATCGGCGGGAACGACGCCGGGTTCACCGACGTCATCACCACCTGCACGTTCGGTTCCGACCAGGACTGCGTCAACCGCACGAACACCGCCAAGACCTACGCCCAGAACACGCTGCCGGGTCTGCTGGACAACGTGTACGCGCAGATCCGCGCCAAGGCGCCGTCCGCGAAGGTCGTCGTCCTGGGCTACCCGCGCATCTACAAGGTGCCGGGCTCGTGCAACGTCGGCCTGAGCGACACCAAGCGCGCGGCGATCAACTCCGCGTCCGACGTCCTGGCCACGGTCATCTCGGGCCGCGCGGGCGCCAAGGCGTTCAGCTACCAGGACGTCCGCACGGCGTTCACCGGGCACGAGATCTGCTCCGGCGACTGGTGGCTGAACAGCCTCAGCTTCCCCGTGGACGAGTCCTACCACCCGAACAAGAACGGCCAGAAGCTCGGCTACCTGCCCGCGCTCACCGCGGCCACCGGCTGA
- a CDS encoding cyclopropane-fatty-acyl-phospholipid synthase family protein, which translates to MRLAEVFQQVVGGDQAVEFSAYDGSHAGPAGAGMRIEVRTPMALSYLASAPGELGLARAYVTGNLEIIGDVHGALAHLSELSLREVPWSQRVNLIALLGRVRVNNKVEVPAQERRLHGMRHSKARDREAIAHHYDVGNKFYEWVLGPSMAYTCAVYPEADSTLEDAQFAKHDLVAKKLGLKEGMRLLDVGCGWGGMVMHAAKHYGVRAVGVTLSRNQAEWAQKAIVEAGLSELAEVRYLDYRDVREDGFDAISSIGLTEHIGKAKLPGYFRSLYSKLKPGGRMLNHCITRPNNLQRARTGGFIDRYVFPDGELVGPGHLVSLMSDTGFEVRHEENIREHYALTLAAWGRNLDAHWDEAVAEVGEARARVWRLYLAASRLGFDRNNIQLHQVLGVKLKGTRSGMPLRPDWA; encoded by the coding sequence ATGCGGTTGGCGGAGGTGTTCCAGCAGGTGGTCGGTGGTGACCAGGCCGTCGAGTTCAGCGCTTACGACGGCAGTCACGCCGGTCCCGCGGGGGCGGGCATGCGCATCGAGGTGCGCACGCCCATGGCGTTGTCCTACCTGGCATCCGCGCCAGGCGAACTGGGGTTGGCCCGTGCGTACGTGACGGGCAACCTGGAGATCATCGGCGACGTGCACGGTGCGCTGGCGCACCTGTCGGAGCTGAGCCTGCGCGAGGTGCCGTGGTCGCAGCGGGTCAACCTGATCGCGCTGCTCGGCAGGGTGCGGGTGAACAACAAGGTGGAGGTGCCCGCGCAGGAGCGGCGCCTGCACGGGATGCGCCACTCGAAGGCCCGCGACCGCGAGGCGATCGCGCACCACTACGACGTGGGCAACAAGTTCTACGAGTGGGTCCTGGGTCCGTCCATGGCCTACACGTGCGCGGTCTACCCGGAAGCGGACTCGACCCTCGAGGACGCCCAGTTCGCCAAGCACGACCTCGTGGCCAAGAAGCTCGGCCTCAAGGAGGGCATGCGCCTGCTGGACGTCGGCTGCGGCTGGGGCGGCATGGTCATGCACGCCGCCAAGCACTACGGCGTCCGCGCGGTCGGCGTCACGCTGTCCCGCAACCAGGCCGAGTGGGCCCAGAAGGCCATCGTCGAGGCCGGGCTGTCGGAACTGGCCGAGGTGCGCTACCTCGACTACCGCGACGTCCGCGAGGACGGCTTCGACGCCATCAGCTCCATCGGCCTCACCGAGCACATCGGCAAGGCCAAGCTGCCCGGCTACTTCCGCTCCCTGTACTCGAAGCTGAAGCCCGGCGGCCGGATGCTGAACCACTGCATCACCCGGCCGAACAACCTCCAGCGGGCGCGGACGGGCGGCTTCATCGACCGGTACGTGTTCCCGGACGGCGAACTCGTCGGGCCGGGCCACCTCGTGTCGCTGATGTCGGACACCGGGTTCGAGGTGCGGCACGAGGAGAACATCCGCGAGCACTACGCGCTGACGCTGGCCGCGTGGGGCCGCAACCTCGACGCCCACTGGGACGAGGCCGTCGCCGAGGTCGGCGAGGCGCGCGCCAGGGTGTGGCGGCTGTACCTGGCCGCGAGCCGGTTGGGGTTCGACCGGAACAACATCCAGCTGCACCAGGTGCTCGGGGTGAAGCTGAAGGGGACCCGGTCCGGAATGCCGTTGAGGCCCGACTGGGCGTGA
- a CDS encoding maleylpyruvate isomerase N-terminal domain-containing protein, whose amino-acid sequence MDNPRLLDILADEVRRLRVLAGGDLDVPVPTCPGWTVRDLVEHVARGFRTVVGKEADPVDPTPVEALDQAYGAATSAFVERPDRFWIRRMAQEAAIHRFDAELALGTPITPFPEDFAVDAIGEMLDVFLRRETHTWPQDYAADLTEWDGHWMRIDGWRVSVHPLGVDVAPAGPEPAVSDDAAATVRGAPGSVLLWLYNRGGDVSVSGDLQRIAQVKRLLTTAMNAT is encoded by the coding sequence ATGGACAACCCGCGGCTGCTCGACATCCTCGCGGACGAGGTCCGCCGCCTCCGCGTGCTGGCGGGCGGCGACCTCGACGTGCCCGTGCCGACGTGCCCCGGCTGGACGGTGCGCGACCTCGTGGAGCACGTGGCGCGGGGCTTCCGGACCGTGGTCGGGAAGGAGGCCGACCCGGTGGACCCCACCCCTGTGGAGGCGTTGGACCAGGCCTACGGGGCGGCCACCTCGGCGTTCGTCGAGCGACCCGACCGGTTCTGGATCCGGCGGATGGCGCAGGAGGCGGCGATCCACCGGTTCGACGCGGAGTTGGCGCTGGGGACGCCGATCACGCCGTTCCCGGAGGACTTCGCGGTCGACGCGATCGGGGAGATGCTGGACGTGTTCCTGCGGCGGGAGACGCACACGTGGCCGCAGGACTACGCGGCCGACCTGACGGAGTGGGACGGGCACTGGATGCGGATCGACGGGTGGCGGGTCTCCGTGCACCCGCTCGGCGTCGACGTCGCACCCGCGGGCCCGGAGCCCGCCGTCTCCGACGACGCCGCCGCGACCGTGCGCGGCGCACCCGGCTCCGTGCTGCTCTGGCTCTACAACCGCGGCGGGGATGTATCCGTCAGCGGTGATCTCCAGCGCATCGCCCAGGTCAAACGCCTCCTCACCACCGCCATGAACGCCACCTAA
- a CDS encoding acetyl/propionyl/methylcrotonyl-CoA carboxylase subunit alpha encodes MFDSVLVANRGEIAVRVVNALRRLGIRSVAVYSDPDADARHVREADTAVRIGPASARESYLSIERIVDAAVSSGAQAVHPGYGFLAENAEFARACEKAGLVFIGPSPDAIEAMGDKIRAKLTVRAAGVPVVPGRTEPGMSDDALVDAAAEIGFPVLLKPSAGGGGKGMRLVREDAALRDAIESARREARGSFGDDTLLIERFVGNPRHIEIQVLADAHGGVVHLGERECSLQRRHQKIIEEAPSPLLDPETRAAMGKAAVDAAKSVGYLGAGTVEFIVDGASGDYFFMEMNTRLQVEHPVTELVTGVDLVEWQLRVACGEPLDFTEVPITGHAVEARVYAEDPARGFLPTGGEVLALREPADVRVDSALQVGLRVGSDYDPMLAKVVAHGRTREEALRKLHAALGRTVLLGVTTNIPFLRALLSDVDVRAGRLDTGLVERKLDELVAHDVPDEVLVAAALERQLALAGRGTDPWDSTGGWRVGEHAWTTWRFDVPGRDTTEVRVRGDEVVVGQGEPVRARAVVRDGELVVGTRRYAMARAGRVLWLGAEGRSWALTETEPLAAAGAGRAGAAGPVTSPMPGTVLVVRAAVGDVVTADQALFVVEAMKMEHTVVAPVDGVLAEVNVQAGQQVALDQTLAVVVPHQE; translated from the coding sequence ATGTTCGACAGTGTGCTCGTGGCCAACCGCGGCGAGATCGCGGTCCGCGTGGTCAACGCGTTGCGGCGCTTGGGAATCCGATCGGTCGCCGTGTACAGCGACCCGGACGCCGACGCCCGGCACGTGCGCGAGGCGGACACCGCCGTGCGCATCGGCCCGGCTTCGGCGCGGGAGAGCTACCTCTCGATCGAGCGGATCGTGGACGCCGCGGTGTCGTCCGGCGCGCAGGCCGTGCACCCCGGTTACGGCTTCCTCGCGGAGAACGCGGAGTTCGCCCGCGCGTGCGAGAAGGCCGGTCTGGTCTTCATCGGCCCGAGCCCGGACGCGATCGAGGCGATGGGCGACAAGATCCGCGCCAAGCTCACCGTGCGGGCGGCCGGGGTCCCGGTCGTGCCCGGCCGCACCGAACCCGGCATGTCGGACGACGCGCTGGTCGACGCGGCCGCCGAGATCGGCTTCCCGGTGCTGCTCAAGCCGTCGGCCGGTGGTGGCGGCAAGGGCATGCGGCTGGTGCGCGAGGACGCGGCGCTGCGCGACGCGATCGAGTCGGCCCGGCGCGAGGCGCGCGGCTCGTTCGGCGACGACACGCTGCTGATCGAGCGGTTCGTGGGCAATCCCCGGCACATCGAGATCCAGGTCCTCGCCGACGCGCACGGCGGTGTCGTGCACCTCGGCGAGCGCGAGTGCAGCCTCCAGCGCCGGCACCAGAAGATCATCGAGGAAGCGCCGTCGCCGTTGCTGGACCCGGAGACCCGCGCGGCGATGGGGAAGGCGGCCGTGGACGCCGCGAAGTCCGTCGGCTACCTGGGCGCGGGCACGGTGGAGTTCATCGTCGACGGCGCCTCCGGCGACTACTTCTTCATGGAGATGAACACCCGCCTCCAGGTCGAGCACCCGGTCACCGAGCTGGTCACCGGCGTCGACCTGGTCGAGTGGCAGCTGAGGGTGGCCTGCGGTGAGCCGCTGGACTTCACCGAGGTCCCGATCACCGGGCACGCGGTCGAGGCGCGCGTCTACGCCGAGGACCCCGCCCGCGGGTTCCTGCCGACCGGTGGCGAGGTGCTGGCGCTGCGCGAGCCCGCCGACGTGCGCGTGGACTCCGCCCTCCAGGTGGGGCTGCGGGTCGGCAGCGACTACGACCCCATGCTGGCCAAGGTCGTCGCGCACGGCCGCACCCGTGAAGAGGCGTTGCGCAAGCTGCACGCCGCGCTCGGCCGGACGGTGCTGCTCGGCGTCACCACGAACATCCCGTTCCTGCGCGCCCTGCTGTCCGATGTGGACGTTCGCGCCGGGAGGCTGGACACCGGGCTGGTCGAGCGCAAGCTGGACGAGCTGGTCGCGCACGACGTGCCGGACGAGGTGCTGGTGGCCGCCGCCCTGGAACGGCAGCTGGCGCTGGCGGGCCGCGGCACGGACCCGTGGGACTCCACCGGCGGCTGGCGGGTGGGCGAGCACGCGTGGACGACCTGGCGCTTCGACGTCCCCGGCCGGGACACCACCGAGGTGCGCGTCCGGGGCGACGAGGTCGTTGTGGGGCAGGGGGAACCGGTGCGCGCGCGGGCCGTGGTCCGCGACGGCGAACTGGTCGTCGGCACCCGGCGCTACGCGATGGCCCGCGCGGGCCGGGTGCTCTGGCTCGGCGCCGAGGGCCGGTCGTGGGCGTTGACCGAGACCGAGCCCCTGGCCGCCGCGGGCGCGGGCAGGGCTGGCGCCGCCGGTCCGGTCACCAGCCCCATGCCGGGCACCGTGCTGGTGGTCCGCGCCGCCGTGGGCGACGTGGTCACCGCCGACCAGGCCCTGTTCGTGGTCGAGGCCATGAAGATGGAGCACACCGTCGTCGCACCGGTCGACGGCGTGCTCGCCGAAGTGAACGTCCAAGCGGGCCAACAGGTCGCGCTGGACCAGACCCTAGCCGTCGTCGTCCCCCACCAGGAGTGA
- a CDS encoding carboxyl transferase domain-containing protein, giving the protein MDAPVLRTTADPSGEAFQRYAKEHATLVDELRAKLAKAGRGGPEKSRERHVARGKLLPRDRVDALVDPGSPFLELSPLAADGMYGDEAPAAGIITGVGRVSGRECVVVANDATVKGGTYYPMTVKKHLRAQEVALHNNLPCVYLVDSGGAFLPRQDEVFPDREHFGRIFFNQATMSSRGISQIAAVLGSCTAGGAYVPAMSDEAVIVRNQGTIFLGGPPLVKAATGEVVTAEELGGGDLHSRTSGVTDHLADDDRHALRMVRSIIGTLGPRAERPWALEPTEEPAVDPEQLYGVVPTDSRTPYDVREVIARIVDGSRFQEFKKEYGATLVTGFARIHGHPVGIVANNGILFGESAVKGAHFIELCDQRSVPLVFLQNISGFMVGREYEAGGIAKHGAKMVTAVACARVPKFTVVIGGSFGAGNYSMCGRAYSPRYLWMWPNARISVMGGEQAASVLATVRRDQLGDEWSAEDEEAFKEPIRAQYEDQGNPYYSTARLWDDGVIDPMDTRVVLGLALSTAANAPLDPVSYGIFRM; this is encoded by the coding sequence ATGGACGCCCCGGTCCTGCGCACGACCGCCGATCCGTCCGGCGAGGCGTTCCAGCGCTACGCCAAGGAGCACGCCACGTTGGTCGACGAGCTGCGCGCCAAGCTCGCGAAGGCGGGCCGAGGCGGGCCGGAGAAGTCGCGGGAACGGCACGTGGCGCGCGGCAAGCTGCTCCCGCGCGACCGGGTGGACGCGCTGGTCGACCCCGGCTCGCCGTTCCTGGAGCTCTCGCCGCTGGCCGCCGACGGCATGTACGGCGACGAGGCGCCCGCCGCGGGCATCATCACCGGCGTCGGCCGGGTGTCCGGCCGCGAGTGCGTGGTCGTCGCGAACGACGCCACGGTCAAGGGCGGCACGTACTACCCGATGACCGTCAAGAAGCACCTGCGCGCCCAGGAAGTGGCGCTGCACAACAACCTCCCGTGCGTGTACCTCGTCGACTCGGGCGGCGCGTTCCTGCCGCGCCAGGACGAGGTGTTCCCGGACCGCGAGCACTTCGGGCGGATCTTCTTCAACCAGGCCACCATGTCCAGCCGGGGCATCTCGCAGATCGCCGCGGTGCTCGGCTCGTGCACCGCGGGCGGCGCGTACGTACCCGCGATGAGCGACGAGGCCGTGATCGTCCGGAACCAGGGGACGATCTTCCTCGGCGGTCCGCCGCTGGTGAAGGCCGCGACCGGCGAGGTCGTGACGGCCGAGGAGCTGGGCGGCGGCGACCTGCACTCGCGCACCTCCGGCGTCACCGACCACCTCGCGGACGACGACCGGCACGCGCTGCGGATGGTCCGGTCGATCATCGGCACGCTGGGCCCGCGCGCCGAGCGGCCGTGGGCGCTGGAGCCGACCGAGGAGCCCGCGGTCGACCCGGAGCAGCTCTACGGCGTCGTGCCCACCGACAGCCGCACGCCCTACGACGTGCGCGAGGTGATCGCGCGGATCGTGGACGGCAGCCGGTTCCAGGAGTTCAAGAAGGAGTACGGGGCGACGCTGGTCACCGGCTTCGCCCGGATCCACGGGCACCCCGTCGGCATCGTCGCCAACAACGGCATCCTGTTCGGCGAGTCCGCCGTCAAGGGCGCGCACTTCATCGAGCTGTGCGACCAGCGCTCGGTGCCGCTGGTGTTCCTGCAGAACATCAGCGGGTTCATGGTCGGCCGCGAGTACGAGGCGGGCGGCATCGCCAAGCACGGCGCCAAGATGGTGACGGCGGTGGCGTGCGCGCGGGTGCCGAAGTTCACCGTCGTGATCGGCGGCTCGTTCGGCGCGGGCAACTACTCGATGTGCGGCCGGGCGTACTCGCCGCGCTACCTCTGGATGTGGCCGAACGCCCGCATCTCCGTGATGGGCGGCGAGCAGGCGGCCTCGGTGCTGGCGACCGTGCGCCGCGACCAGCTCGGCGACGAGTGGTCGGCGGAGGACGAGGAGGCGTTCAAGGAGCCCATCCGCGCGCAGTACGAGGACCAGGGCAACCCGTACTACTCCACGGCCCGGCTGTGGGACGACGGCGTGATCGACCCGATGGACACCCGCGTGGTGCTCGGGCTCGCGCTGTCGACGGCGGCGAACGCGCCGCTGGACCCGGTCTCCTACGGCATCTTCCGGATGTGA
- a CDS encoding acyl-CoA dehydrogenase family protein yields the protein MLDFRLDEDYEALRKTVQEFARDEVAPVIGDFYERCEFPYGIVAKMGRMGLFGLPFPEEHGGMGGDYFALCLALEELARVDSSVAITLEAGVSLGAMPLLRFGTDEQRARWLPQMCAGEVLGAFGLTEPGGGSDAGSMRTTAKLEDGHWVLNGTKAFITNSGTDITGLVTVAAVTGTKENGRKEISAIIVPSGTPGFTVSKKYSKVGWNASDTRELSFSDCRVPEANLLGERGRGYAQFLQTLDEGRIAIAALGVGLAQGCVDESLKYVGEREAFGHKIGEYQAIKFKIADMEVRAYNARLAYYAAAAKMLRGEPFKKEAAIAKLVSSEAAMDNAREATQIFGGYGFMNEYPVGRFYRDAKILEIGEGTSEVQRILIARELGL from the coding sequence ATGTTGGACTTCCGCCTCGACGAGGACTACGAAGCGCTGCGCAAGACCGTCCAGGAGTTCGCCCGCGACGAGGTCGCCCCGGTCATCGGGGACTTCTACGAGCGCTGCGAGTTCCCGTACGGGATCGTGGCCAAGATGGGCCGCATGGGTCTGTTCGGCCTGCCGTTCCCCGAGGAGCACGGCGGCATGGGCGGTGACTACTTCGCCCTCTGCCTCGCCCTGGAGGAACTGGCGCGCGTCGACTCCTCCGTCGCCATCACCCTGGAGGCGGGCGTCTCGCTCGGCGCCATGCCGCTCCTGCGCTTCGGCACCGACGAGCAGCGCGCGCGGTGGCTGCCGCAGATGTGCGCCGGCGAGGTGCTCGGCGCGTTCGGCCTGACCGAACCGGGCGGCGGCAGCGACGCGGGCTCCATGCGCACCACCGCGAAGCTGGAGGACGGCCACTGGGTCCTCAACGGCACCAAGGCGTTCATCACCAACTCCGGCACCGACATCACCGGCCTGGTCACCGTCGCCGCCGTCACCGGCACGAAGGAGAACGGCCGCAAGGAGATCTCGGCGATCATCGTGCCCTCCGGCACGCCGGGCTTCACCGTGTCGAAGAAGTACTCCAAGGTCGGCTGGAACGCCTCCGACACCCGTGAGCTGTCCTTCTCGGACTGCCGCGTCCCCGAGGCCAACCTGCTGGGCGAACGCGGCCGCGGCTACGCCCAGTTCCTCCAGACCCTCGACGAGGGCCGGATCGCCATCGCCGCCCTCGGCGTCGGCCTGGCGCAGGGCTGCGTCGACGAGAGCCTGAAGTACGTCGGCGAACGCGAGGCCTTCGGCCACAAGATCGGCGAGTACCAGGCGATCAAGTTCAAGATCGCCGACATGGAGGTCCGCGCCTACAACGCCCGGCTCGCCTACTACGCCGCCGCCGCGAAGATGCTGCGCGGCGAACCCTTCAAGAAGGAGGCCGCCATCGCCAAGCTGGTCTCCTCCGAAGCCGCCATGGACAACGCCCGCGAGGCCACCCAGATCTTCGGCGGCTACGGCTTCATGAACGAGTACCCCGTCGGCCGCTTCTACCGCGACGCCAAAATCCTCGAAATCGGCGAAGGCACCAGCGAAGTCCAACGCATCCTCATCGCCCGCGAACTAGGCCTATAA
- a CDS encoding acyl-CoA dehydrogenase family protein → MTHATHEVTNQVPPLSGHDVAADPALLDALHRGGAGWAESEVHELGRLAGLPETADLARQANENPPVLRTHDRYGHRVDEVEFHPAWHRLVETAVGHGLHAAPWRDDRLGAHLARAAKMYVWNQAEAGHGCPISMTYAAVPALRTTPELAERFEPLLASREYDFGLRAPEGKRGLIAGMSMTEKQGGSDVRANTTAARPAGDGTYLLTGHKWFTSAPMSDLFLTLAQAPGGLSCFLLPRVLPDGTRNAMSLQRLKDKLGNRSNASAELEYDGAVGWLVGEEGRGVRTIIEMVNMTRLDCVIGTASGMRFGLTQATHHAAHRKAFGGYLVDQPLMRNVLADLAVESEAATAVGMHLAGATGKFRRLALAVTKYWVCKRGPAHAAEALECLGGNGYVEESGMPRLYREAPLLSIWEGSGNVAALDVLRAMGREPESVQAFFEELDSARGADRRLDAAIDGLRTELADQADVELRARRLVERMALALQGSLLVRFGHPAVADAFCASRLAGDWGVAFGTLPRGVDTGAIVERGLPKP, encoded by the coding sequence ATGACGCACGCCACACACGAGGTCACGAACCAGGTGCCCCCGCTGTCCGGTCACGACGTCGCGGCCGACCCCGCACTGCTGGACGCGCTGCACCGCGGCGGCGCGGGATGGGCCGAGTCCGAGGTGCACGAGCTCGGCAGGCTCGCCGGGCTGCCGGAGACGGCGGACCTCGCGCGGCAGGCGAACGAGAACCCGCCGGTGCTGCGCACCCACGACCGGTACGGCCACCGGGTCGACGAGGTCGAGTTCCACCCGGCGTGGCACCGGCTGGTGGAGACCGCGGTCGGCCACGGCCTGCACGCGGCCCCGTGGCGCGACGACCGGCTCGGCGCGCACCTCGCGCGCGCGGCGAAGATGTACGTGTGGAACCAGGCCGAGGCCGGGCACGGCTGCCCGATCTCGATGACCTACGCCGCCGTGCCCGCGCTGCGCACCACCCCCGAGCTGGCGGAGCGGTTCGAACCGCTGCTCGCCTCCAGGGAGTACGACTTCGGCCTGCGCGCCCCGGAGGGCAAGCGCGGCCTGATCGCGGGCATGTCGATGACCGAGAAGCAGGGCGGCTCGGACGTCCGCGCGAACACCACCGCGGCGCGTCCGGCGGGTGACGGCACGTACCTGCTGACCGGGCACAAGTGGTTCACCTCGGCCCCGATGTCCGACCTGTTCCTCACGCTCGCGCAGGCGCCCGGCGGGCTGTCGTGCTTCCTGCTGCCCAGGGTCCTGCCCGACGGCACGCGCAACGCGATGTCGTTGCAGCGGTTGAAGGACAAGCTCGGCAACAGGTCGAACGCGTCGGCGGAGCTGGAGTACGACGGCGCGGTCGGCTGGCTGGTCGGCGAGGAGGGGCGCGGCGTGCGGACCATCATCGAGATGGTCAACATGACCCGGCTGGACTGCGTGATCGGCACCGCCTCCGGGATGCGCTTCGGCCTGACGCAGGCCACGCACCACGCGGCGCACCGCAAGGCGTTCGGCGGCTACCTCGTGGACCAGCCGTTGATGCGCAACGTCCTCGCGGACCTGGCGGTCGAGTCCGAGGCGGCCACCGCGGTCGGGATGCACCTCGCGGGCGCGACCGGGAAGTTCCGCAGGCTCGCGCTGGCCGTGACCAAGTACTGGGTGTGCAAACGCGGACCGGCGCACGCGGCCGAGGCGCTGGAGTGCCTGGGCGGCAACGGGTACGTCGAGGAGTCCGGTATGCCCCGGTTGTACCGGGAGGCCCCGTTGCTGTCCATCTGGGAGGGTTCGGGCAACGTGGCCGCGCTCGACGTGCTGCGCGCCATGGGCCGTGAACCCGAGAGCGTGCAGGCGTTCTTCGAGGAGCTGGACTCCGCGCGCGGCGCCGACCGGCGGCTGGACGCGGCGATCGACGGCCTCCGGACGGAGTTGGCCGACCAGGCCGACGTCGAACTGCGCGCCCGGCGGCTGGTCGAGCGGATGGCGTTGGCGTTGCAGGGATCGCTGCTCGTCCGGTTCGGCCACCCGGCCGTCGCGGACGCGTTCTGCGCCTCCCGGCTGGCGGGTGACTGGGGCGTCGCGTTCGGCACCCTCCCCCGCGGCGTCGACACCGGCGCGATCGTCGAACGCGGTCTGCCGAAGCCTTGA